A region from the Streptomyces tsukubensis genome encodes:
- a CDS encoding transcriptional regulator — protein MTDRLAKLDGEFGGRRVRPMASSFLVNTVVPCLRAEAPSDVRSAMLSAAAFLSYLTGWMAVDEGAHGLAQRYYTKGLELAGAAGDHSTYCHILRGMSVQAAGLGHGPSAVRLANAATASAPITGPRMVAFMAGQQAHAYAVAGDKTAAFGSLRETEKALDQASTTTTFGGFSASTLAYLSAQVRYSLGDVPGSIRSLEEHFRVRDDGDSHRSFLRFSALLAERRLEVGHLESACATWNAVLDDYPTMQSGQVDRHVQQIAVRLRPYRSNAVARATYERAASAA, from the coding sequence ATGACCGATCGCCTCGCCAAGCTCGACGGTGAATTCGGTGGACGTCGAGTGCGCCCTATGGCGTCTTCTTTCCTCGTCAACACGGTCGTTCCGTGCTTGCGCGCCGAAGCGCCGTCCGACGTACGGAGCGCCATGCTGTCCGCCGCAGCCTTTCTGAGCTATCTCACCGGGTGGATGGCCGTTGACGAAGGCGCACACGGGCTTGCCCAGCGTTACTACACCAAGGGCCTTGAACTTGCCGGAGCCGCCGGGGACCACAGCACGTACTGCCATATCCTCCGCGGCATGTCCGTCCAGGCCGCAGGGCTCGGACACGGCCCATCCGCGGTACGCCTCGCCAACGCTGCAACCGCATCAGCGCCGATCACCGGGCCGCGGATGGTTGCCTTCATGGCGGGCCAGCAGGCACATGCCTACGCCGTAGCCGGAGACAAAACGGCCGCGTTCGGCTCCCTCCGGGAGACCGAAAAGGCTCTGGACCAGGCGAGTACGACGACCACGTTCGGGGGGTTCAGCGCATCCACCCTGGCCTACCTGTCCGCGCAGGTTCGCTACTCCCTGGGAGACGTGCCGGGCAGCATCCGGTCCTTGGAGGAGCACTTCCGGGTACGCGACGACGGGGATTCGCATCGCAGTTTCCTGCGGTTCAGCGCGCTCCTGGCGGAGCGGCGCCTTGAAGTCGGTCACCTGGAGTCTGCGTGTGCCACATGGAACGCTGTGCTCGACGACTATCCGACGATGCAGAGCGGCCAGGTCGACCGGCACGTTCAGCAGATCGCGGTCCGACTGCGGCCGTACCGTTCCAACGCCGTCGCGAGAGCTACCTATGAGCGGGCAGCGAGCGCTGCTTAG
- a CDS encoding GntR family transcriptional regulator, which produces MAAREIDPRAPEPPYRQIAADLTAEIARGDLAPGSPLPSEKELTERYGVARNTARSALGVLREAGLVYTVPGRGTYVTDRPEGVV; this is translated from the coding sequence ATGGCAGCGCGTGAAATCGACCCCCGGGCCCCGGAGCCCCCTTATCGGCAGATCGCTGCCGACTTGACCGCCGAGATCGCGCGAGGCGACTTGGCCCCGGGCAGTCCCCTGCCGTCCGAGAAGGAACTCACGGAGCGGTACGGGGTCGCGCGGAACACGGCGCGGAGCGCGCTCGGCGTTCTTCGGGAAGCGGGTCTCGTATACACCGTTCCGGGGCGGGGCACGTACGTGACCGACCGGCCCGAGGGCGTCGTGTAG
- a CDS encoding phosphatidylglycerol lysyltransferase domain-containing protein produces MMRERIQRATTGARRILRGPRPEAVPALVGTACTLVGLIDIASGILPRFRHSSAHALVEVLPGATGPFAAALSLSVGVLLLLLAHGLKRHKRRAWRAAVVLLPLGAYLQFAYRQSVIGTVVSLAVLALLLLHRGQFSALPDPRSRWKALANFVLMGSGSLGLGLVVVSTHSGHEIGSAGLADRLEHTLYGLFGFEGPIAYTGDDSWTVGYSLGALGLLTAVTTIYFAFRPEHPTARLTDDEERRLRELLAQHGGRDSLGHFALRRDKSVVFSPSGKAAVCYRVVSGVMLASGDPIGDVEAWPGAIERFMDEAKAHSWTPAVMGCSETGGQVWTRETGLDALELGDEAVVDVADFSLGGRAMRNVRQMVKRIERNGYTTRVRRARDLSAAELAQVRRAAEDWRGTDTERGFSMALGRIGDPADGDAVIATAHKDDPDSPYGDLKAIIHFVPWGTDGMSLELMRRDRSADPGMNELLIVAALQAAPGLSVARVSLNFAMFRSALARGEKIGAGPVLRLWRGLLVFLSRWFQIESLYKFNAKFRPRWEPRFVVFRKSGDLPRIGFAAMQAEGFVPPGPPRPFSARRSPRPERPCTHVIPVAARAASGVGRAA; encoded by the coding sequence ATGATGAGGGAACGAATACAGCGGGCCACGACCGGTGCCCGGCGGATCCTGCGCGGCCCCCGCCCCGAAGCCGTACCCGCCCTCGTCGGAACCGCCTGCACCCTCGTCGGCCTGATCGACATCGCCTCCGGAATCCTTCCCCGCTTCCGGCACAGCTCCGCCCACGCCCTCGTCGAGGTCCTCCCCGGCGCGACCGGCCCCTTCGCCGCCGCGCTCTCCCTCTCCGTCGGCGTCCTGCTGCTGCTCCTCGCCCACGGCCTCAAACGGCACAAGCGGCGGGCCTGGCGGGCCGCGGTCGTCCTGCTGCCGCTCGGCGCGTACCTCCAGTTCGCCTACCGGCAGTCCGTCATCGGTACGGTCGTCTCCCTGGCCGTGCTGGCCCTGCTGCTGCTCCACCGGGGCCAGTTCTCCGCCCTGCCCGACCCCCGCAGCCGCTGGAAGGCGCTGGCCAACTTCGTCCTGATGGGCAGCGGCTCACTGGGCCTCGGACTGGTCGTCGTCAGCACCCACTCCGGCCACGAGATCGGCAGCGCCGGACTGGCCGACCGGCTGGAGCACACCCTCTACGGCCTCTTCGGCTTCGAAGGCCCCATCGCCTACACCGGCGACGACTCCTGGACCGTCGGCTACTCCCTGGGCGCGCTCGGCCTGCTGACCGCCGTCACCACCATCTACTTCGCCTTCCGGCCCGAGCACCCCACGGCCCGGCTCACCGACGACGAGGAGCGCCGGCTGCGCGAGCTGCTCGCCCAGCACGGCGGCCGCGACTCCCTCGGCCACTTCGCGCTCCGCCGGGACAAGAGCGTCGTCTTCTCGCCCAGCGGCAAGGCCGCGGTCTGCTACCGCGTGGTGTCCGGTGTGATGCTCGCCAGCGGCGACCCCATCGGTGACGTCGAGGCCTGGCCCGGCGCGATCGAACGCTTCATGGACGAGGCGAAGGCCCACTCGTGGACGCCCGCCGTGATGGGCTGCTCCGAGACCGGCGGCCAGGTCTGGACCCGGGAGACCGGCCTCGACGCCCTGGAGCTGGGCGACGAGGCGGTGGTGGACGTCGCGGATTTCTCCCTCGGCGGGCGCGCGATGCGCAATGTGCGCCAGATGGTGAAACGGATCGAACGCAACGGCTACACCACCCGCGTCCGCCGCGCCCGTGACCTCTCCGCCGCGGAGCTGGCGCAGGTCCGGCGGGCCGCCGAGGACTGGCGCGGTACGGACACGGAGCGCGGCTTCTCCATGGCGCTCGGGCGGATCGGCGATCCGGCGGACGGCGACGCGGTGATCGCCACCGCCCACAAGGACGATCCGGACTCCCCGTACGGCGATCTGAAGGCGATCATCCACTTCGTTCCGTGGGGTACGGACGGGATGTCGCTGGAGCTGATGCGGCGCGACCGCTCCGCCGACCCCGGAATGAACGAGCTGCTGATCGTGGCCGCCCTGCAGGCCGCGCCCGGGCTCTCGGTGGCCCGGGTCTCCCTCAACTTCGCCATGTTCCGCTCGGCGCTCGCCCGCGGCGAGAAGATCGGCGCGGGGCCGGTGCTGCGGCTGTGGCGGGGGCTGCTGGTGTTCCTGTCGCGCTGGTTCCAGATCGAATCGCTGTACAAGTTCAACGCCAAGTTCCGGCCCCGGTGGGAGCCGCGGTTCGTGGTCTTCCGCAAGAGCGGCGACCTGCCGCGGATCGGGTTCGCGGCGATGCAGGCGGAAGGTTTCGTCCCGCCCGGTCCGCCCCGCCCCTTCTCGGCCCGCCGGTCGCCACGGCCCGAGCGCCCCTGCACCCATGTGATCCCGGTGGCCGCCCGCGCCGCGTCCGGGGTGGGCCGCGCGGCCTGA
- the folB gene encoding dihydroneopterin aldolase codes for MDRVALRGLKARGHHGVFPREREEGQTFIVDLELGLDTRPAAADDDLAKTVHYGVVAEEVVAIVEGDPVDLIETLAERIAQACLKYDGVEEVEVVVHKPDAPITVPFDDVTITIRRSRV; via the coding sequence GTGGATCGTGTCGCGCTGCGCGGCCTCAAGGCCCGCGGGCACCACGGCGTCTTCCCCCGGGAGCGCGAGGAGGGCCAGACCTTCATCGTCGACCTGGAGCTGGGACTGGACACCAGGCCCGCGGCCGCCGACGACGATCTCGCGAAGACCGTCCACTACGGGGTCGTGGCCGAGGAGGTCGTCGCGATCGTCGAGGGCGATCCGGTGGACCTCATCGAGACCCTCGCCGAGCGGATCGCCCAGGCCTGTCTGAAGTACGACGGCGTGGAGGAGGTGGAGGTCGTCGTGCACAAGCCGGACGCGCCGATCACCGTGCCCTTCGACGATGTGACGATCACGATCAGGCGGAGCCGAGTATGA
- a CDS encoding ArsR/SmtB family transcription factor, whose product MLRIHFTAEDFVRIRFTPRPAPLQELHAALTTAVAQRGGPLFAPWRGRVLRSLPTATGPLAELVPAGRPPSFLDVLGDTMADGFEQIRATGPTLVRSELERVYGTMPAPRWVRDLHAGDETAWRTLHRAQQAAYQTVLAPVWSVVQDLHREEFTRYALTVAEHGVAAALTGLAPGSRLHEGVWEWPGAAPDRDVRLNGRGLVLLPTFHHPAGPLLHDTPGRPAVLTYPAGPGLPPTAGRPAVPAEALAAVLGRTRLDALRLLAEPHTTTSLARALHVSNATASSHAAALRSAGMVTTTRTGRSVTHRRTALGTLVAGA is encoded by the coding sequence GTGCTGCGCATCCACTTCACCGCAGAGGACTTCGTCCGGATCCGCTTCACACCCCGCCCGGCACCGCTCCAGGAGCTGCACGCCGCCCTGACGACAGCCGTGGCCCAGCGCGGCGGGCCGCTGTTCGCGCCGTGGCGCGGACGCGTCCTGCGCTCCCTCCCGACCGCAACCGGCCCGCTCGCCGAACTGGTTCCGGCGGGCCGCCCTCCTTCCTTCCTCGACGTCCTCGGCGACACCATGGCCGACGGCTTCGAACAGATCCGCGCCACCGGCCCCACACTCGTCCGCTCCGAGCTGGAACGGGTCTACGGGACGATGCCCGCACCTCGCTGGGTCCGTGACCTGCACGCGGGCGACGAGACTGCCTGGCGCACCCTGCACCGCGCCCAGCAGGCCGCGTACCAGACGGTCCTCGCCCCGGTCTGGTCCGTCGTACAGGATCTGCACCGTGAGGAGTTCACCCGCTACGCCCTGACGGTCGCCGAGCACGGCGTGGCCGCCGCCTTGACCGGCCTGGCCCCGGGCAGCCGGCTCCACGAGGGTGTGTGGGAATGGCCCGGCGCAGCGCCGGACCGCGATGTCCGCCTCAACGGGCGCGGCCTGGTTCTGCTGCCCACCTTCCACCACCCGGCGGGCCCCCTTCTCCACGACACCCCGGGCCGTCCTGCGGTCCTGACGTACCCGGCCGGTCCCGGGCTCCCGCCCACCGCGGGGCGCCCGGCCGTCCCCGCCGAGGCCCTGGCCGCCGTCCTGGGTCGCACCCGGCTGGACGCCCTGCGCCTCCTCGCCGAACCTCACACCACGACATCCCTGGCACGCGCCCTCCACGTCAGCAACGCGACGGCCTCGTCCCACGCGGCGGCGCTCAGATCGGCGGGCATGGTGACAACGACCCGCACAGGCCGCTCGGTCACCCACCGGCGCACGGCCCTCGGCACGCTGGTTGCGGGCGCCTGA
- the folK gene encoding 2-amino-4-hydroxy-6-hydroxymethyldihydropteridine diphosphokinase yields the protein MSDPTVQPVPASVVEQVDAADTTLSNPRRAVIALGANLGNRLETLQGAVDALEDTPGVRVKAVSPVYETEPWGVEPGSQPAYFNAVVVVRTTLPPKSLLERGQAIEEAYDRVRDERWGPRTIDVDIVAYADVVSDDPVLTLPHPRAHERAFVLAPWHDVEPAAELPGRGAVAGLLAAVGRDGVTVRADLELRLPE from the coding sequence ATGAGCGACCCCACGGTGCAGCCGGTCCCCGCGTCCGTCGTCGAGCAGGTCGACGCCGCGGACACCACCCTGTCCAACCCCCGCCGGGCGGTCATCGCCCTCGGCGCCAATCTGGGCAACCGGCTGGAGACCCTCCAGGGCGCGGTCGACGCGCTGGAGGACACCCCCGGCGTCCGGGTCAAGGCGGTCTCCCCGGTCTACGAGACGGAGCCGTGGGGCGTCGAGCCCGGCTCCCAGCCGGCGTATTTCAACGCGGTCGTCGTCGTCCGCACCACCCTCCCGCCGAAGTCCCTGCTGGAGCGGGGCCAGGCCATCGAGGAGGCGTACGACCGGGTGCGCGACGAGCGGTGGGGCCCGCGGACCATCGACGTCGACATCGTGGCGTACGCGGACGTGGTCTCGGACGACCCCGTGCTCACCCTGCCGCACCCCCGGGCCCATGAGCGCGCCTTTGTGCTCGCCCCGTGGCACGACGTGGAACCCGCCGCCGAGCTGCCGGGCCGGGGCGCGGTCGCCGGGCTGCTGGCCGCGGTGGGCCGGGACGGCGTCACCGTCCGTGCCGATCTGGAACTCCGGCTGCCCGAGTAG
- a CDS encoding DUF3180 domain-containing protein, whose translation MKQLHLGVLAGLFAVAGVLSWAAARLWDSLGTLPAVPLAAPIVLAVIAAVLTATALSLRSRLKAQRERRPDAKGVEPLMAARALVFGQASALVAALISGMYGGVGVFLLGSLDVPARRDQAIYAGASVLAGAAVVAAALFLERVCKLPDDPEPGAHPKGHAPA comes from the coding sequence GTGAAGCAGCTACACCTCGGGGTGCTGGCCGGGCTCTTCGCCGTGGCGGGAGTGCTCTCCTGGGCGGCGGCCCGGCTGTGGGACTCCCTGGGCACCCTGCCCGCGGTGCCGCTGGCCGCGCCGATCGTGCTGGCCGTGATCGCCGCGGTCCTCACGGCGACGGCGCTCTCCCTGCGCTCCCGCCTCAAGGCCCAGCGCGAGCGGCGGCCCGACGCGAAGGGCGTCGAGCCGCTGATGGCCGCGCGGGCGCTGGTCTTCGGCCAGGCCAGTGCGCTGGTCGCGGCGCTCATCAGCGGGATGTACGGAGGCGTGGGCGTCTTCCTCCTCGGCTCCCTGGACGTCCCGGCCCGCCGCGACCAGGCGATCTACGCGGGCGCTTCGGTCCTCGCGGGCGCCGCGGTGGTGGCGGCGGCGCTGTTCCTGGAACGGGTCTGCAAACTCCCGGACGACCCGGAGCCGGGTGCACACCCGAAGGGCCACGCCCCGGCGTAA
- the folP gene encoding dihydropteroate synthase has product MSTLRGLPEWDRCAVMGVVNVTPDSFSDGGRWFDTTAAVKRGIDLVADGADLVDVGGESTRPGASRVDEEEELRRVVPVVRGLAAEGVTVSVDTMRASVADRAVAAGAVLVNDVSGGLADPGMVPAVAAAGVPFVVMHWRGFSHDMNSRAVYTDVVTEVVGELRTRMEAVVDGGIPPELIVIDPGLGFAKEAAHDLALVARIDALKELGRPLLVAASRKRFLGSVLAGDTRDGLPPRARERDAATAAVSAIAAYEGAWAVRVHEVRATADAVRVARAIGAAR; this is encoded by the coding sequence ATGAGTACGTTGCGCGGATTGCCGGAGTGGGACCGCTGTGCGGTCATGGGCGTGGTCAACGTCACCCCGGACTCCTTCTCCGACGGCGGTCGCTGGTTCGACACCACCGCCGCCGTCAAACGGGGCATAGACCTCGTCGCGGACGGCGCCGACCTGGTGGACGTCGGCGGCGAGTCCACCCGGCCCGGCGCCAGCCGGGTCGACGAGGAGGAGGAGCTGCGGCGGGTGGTCCCCGTCGTGCGCGGGCTGGCCGCGGAGGGCGTCACGGTCTCCGTCGACACCATGCGGGCGAGCGTCGCCGACCGGGCCGTCGCCGCCGGGGCCGTCCTCGTCAACGATGTCAGCGGGGGCCTCGCCGACCCGGGGATGGTCCCGGCGGTCGCCGCCGCGGGTGTTCCCTTCGTGGTCATGCACTGGCGTGGTTTCAGCCACGACATGAACAGCAGGGCCGTCTACACAGACGTGGTCACCGAGGTCGTCGGGGAGCTGCGGACCCGGATGGAGGCGGTCGTCGACGGCGGGATCCCGCCGGAGCTCATCGTCATCGACCCCGGTCTCGGCTTCGCCAAGGAGGCCGCGCACGATCTCGCGCTGGTCGCCAGGATCGACGCCCTCAAGGAGCTGGGCCGCCCGCTGCTGGTCGCCGCCTCCCGGAAACGATTCCTCGGCAGCGTACTGGCCGGGGACACCAGGGACGGGCTGCCGCCGCGGGCCCGGGAGCGGGACGCCGCCACGGCCGCGGTCTCCGCGATCGCCGCGTACGAAGGCGCCTGGGCGGTCCGGGTGCACGAGGTACGGGCCACGGCCGACGCCGTCCGGGTCGCCCGGGCTATCGGGGCCGCCCGGTGA
- a CDS encoding alpha/beta hydrolase, with protein sequence MGLTSTPVLALAVTAAVLLFAVTIWQWPRLAGPGWRALTGRIGLFLATQVAVFASVGLAANNAFLFYGSWADLFGQEQDLGVVVDHSAGGKRVKVMGVQSLDVPGGGRPEKGGRIQKVAVEGEKSGIKSPAYVYLPPEYFQPAYAKKRFPAAIVLTGYPGTAENLIKGLKYPRTAHELAAKGRMQPMVLVLLRPTVAPPRDTECVDIPGGPQTETFFASDLPAAVSGAYRVGTGPANWGVIGNSTGGYCALKIALHHPDRFAAGAGLSAYYKAAEDTTTGDLFHGRQELRNHANLLWSLDNKPPGKTSFLVATSKKGESNLKDTLRFIEKVKEPARVSSITLDSGGHNFTTWRREIPPALEWLSGRLTAG encoded by the coding sequence ATGGGGCTGACCAGTACCCCCGTCCTGGCCCTGGCCGTCACGGCGGCCGTGCTGCTGTTCGCGGTGACGATCTGGCAGTGGCCGCGGCTCGCGGGCCCCGGCTGGCGGGCGCTGACCGGCCGGATCGGTCTCTTCCTCGCCACCCAGGTGGCCGTCTTCGCCTCCGTCGGCCTGGCGGCGAACAACGCGTTCCTCTTCTACGGCTCCTGGGCGGACCTCTTCGGCCAGGAGCAGGACCTGGGGGTCGTCGTCGACCATTCGGCGGGCGGCAAGCGGGTCAAGGTGATGGGGGTCCAGTCGCTCGACGTCCCCGGCGGCGGCCGGCCCGAGAAGGGCGGCCGGATCCAGAAGGTCGCGGTGGAGGGCGAGAAATCGGGCATCAAGAGTCCGGCGTACGTCTATCTGCCGCCCGAGTACTTCCAGCCCGCGTACGCGAAGAAGCGCTTCCCGGCGGCGATCGTCCTCACCGGCTACCCCGGCACCGCGGAGAACCTGATCAAAGGGCTGAAGTATCCGCGGACCGCCCACGAACTGGCGGCGAAAGGCCGGATGCAGCCGATGGTCCTGGTGTTGCTGCGGCCGACCGTGGCACCGCCCCGGGACACCGAATGCGTGGACATCCCGGGCGGTCCGCAGACCGAGACGTTCTTCGCGTCCGATCTGCCCGCCGCGGTCTCCGGGGCCTACCGGGTCGGCACCGGGCCCGCGAACTGGGGCGTCATCGGCAACTCCACCGGCGGCTACTGCGCCCTGAAGATCGCGCTCCACCACCCGGACCGGTTCGCGGCCGGGGCCGGACTGTCCGCGTACTACAAGGCCGCCGAGGACACCACGACCGGCGACCTCTTCCACGGCAGGCAGGAGCTGCGGAACCACGCCAACCTGCTGTGGAGCCTCGACAACAAGCCGCCGGGGAAGACGTCCTTCCTGGTCGCCACCTCCAAGAAGGGCGAGTCCAACCTGAAGGACACGCTCCGGTTCATTGAGAAGGTGAAGGAGCCCGCCCGGGTGTCGTCGATCACCCTGGACAGCGGCGGGCACAACTTCACGACCTGGCGGCGGGAGATCCCCCCGGCGCTGGAGTGGCTGAGCGGCAGGCTGACGGCGGGGTGA
- a CDS encoding nuclear transport factor 2 family protein has protein sequence MSPEETRDPRTAEVEAANAAFYETLERGDAAAMDDLWLLDDGVSCVHPGWPVLSGRGEVLRSYALIMAHTEYIQFFLTDVRAQVAGDTAVVTCTENILSGGPAESAGELGPLVGQHAVATNVFRRTPEGWRLWSHHGSPVLMEETADDAGPAPDDDEAAGR, from the coding sequence GTGAGCCCCGAGGAGACCCGGGATCCCCGGACCGCCGAGGTCGAGGCCGCGAACGCCGCCTTCTACGAGACCCTGGAGCGCGGCGACGCCGCCGCCATGGACGATCTGTGGCTCCTCGACGACGGGGTGTCGTGCGTCCACCCGGGCTGGCCGGTGCTGTCGGGGCGGGGCGAGGTGCTCCGCTCGTACGCGCTGATCATGGCGCACACGGAGTACATCCAGTTCTTCCTCACCGATGTCCGGGCCCAGGTCGCCGGGGACACCGCGGTGGTCACCTGCACCGAGAACATCCTCAGCGGCGGGCCCGCGGAGTCGGCCGGGGAGCTGGGACCGCTGGTCGGCCAGCACGCCGTCGCCACGAACGTGTTCCGCCGCACCCCCGAGGGCTGGCGGCTCTGGTCGCACCACGGATCGCCGGTGCTCATGGAAGAGACAGCCGACGACGCGGGCCCGGCGCCGGACGACGACGAGGCCGCGGGGCGCTGA
- the hemC gene encoding hydroxymethylbilane synthase, producing MATYLVGSRASNLAKAQVREYLRPLRERLPGVTFTHRVILEGGDKDRKSALSAVSAVSGGSAFSSEQEAALARGDVDVVVHSLKDLPTSNPQGLTLLAPPGREDVRDALCGSTLAGLRKGARVGTGAPRRVAQLLAVRPDLDVVPIRGNVPPRLKKIETMGLDAVVLAVAGLRRLGLDDAIGEVLPLDLFPPSPGQGALGIQVRTDDDSAPLRALLSAVGDAAADAAVRAERALLAELHGGCSVPVGAYGETLPNGELSLAGQVTSLDGRVRVAGTVTGPSAEPEKLGASLATLLIDQGAHAILDEVRAALGSR from the coding sequence GTGGCCACGTACCTTGTCGGTTCCCGCGCCAGCAACCTCGCCAAAGCGCAAGTGCGCGAATATCTGCGCCCCTTGCGCGAACGGCTCCCCGGAGTCACCTTCACGCATCGGGTGATCCTGGAAGGGGGCGACAAGGACCGTAAGTCGGCTCTGTCCGCCGTATCGGCTGTCAGCGGCGGATCGGCGTTCAGCAGCGAACAGGAAGCGGCGCTCGCCCGGGGTGACGTCGATGTGGTGGTTCACTCGTTGAAAGACCTTCCTACGTCGAACCCGCAGGGGCTTACCTTGTTGGCCCCGCCCGGACGTGAGGACGTGCGCGACGCTCTGTGCGGGTCCACCCTCGCGGGGCTCCGGAAAGGGGCCCGGGTCGGCACGGGAGCTCCTCGCCGCGTTGCTCAGCTACTCGCCGTGCGTCCCGATCTCGACGTTGTGCCCATCCGGGGGAACGTCCCACCCCGCCTCAAGAAGATCGAAACCATGGGGCTCGACGCCGTGGTCCTCGCGGTGGCGGGGCTTCGCCGGCTCGGGCTCGATGACGCCATCGGGGAAGTGCTGCCGCTCGACCTCTTCCCGCCGAGCCCGGGACAGGGCGCGCTCGGTATTCAGGTCCGGACGGATGACGATTCAGCGCCATTGCGCGCTCTGCTGTCCGCGGTTGGGGATGCGGCCGCCGATGCTGCGGTCCGGGCCGAGCGCGCGCTTCTTGCCGAACTGCACGGGGGGTGCAGTGTGCCCGTGGGCGCGTACGGTGAGACCTTGCCCAATGGGGAACTCTCCCTCGCGGGTCAGGTCACGTCACTGGACGGACGCGTACGGGTCGCAGGGACCGTGACAGGTCCGTCTGCGGAACCGGAGAAGCTCGGCGCATCCCTGGCCACTCTGCTCATCGACCAGGGAGCGCATGCGATCCTCGACGAGGTCCGGGCCGCTCTCGGCTCTAGGTGA
- a CDS encoding alpha/beta hydrolase family protein, whose protein sequence is MQRVHLTDPSRTDPWVGGVRELMLTVLYPARSVRGFSRAPQLTPAEAREFAGLAPRIRPGLPEPGTVDWGAVLTHGYMGAPPLPGRRPVLVYSPGGGDSRTLGTTLAEDLASHGRVVVLVDHPGDASQVELPTGMRTTVLIGPPDPATFRMMVDTRIADLRLVVDRLDDLPLAPVVDLRRIGMYGHSAGGTAAVYAARRDRRVGAVANLEGYLDLYPTPVVYPTPVGLGRPLLLFRTDGFDGAARIASSWASLPGHRRLLPDANHWAFTDYGSFVPRLRTSGLVTATARNALVGPGDPAVTLTEVRRRVGTFFACHLE, encoded by the coding sequence ATGCAGAGGGTCCATCTGACGGACCCGTCCCGGACCGACCCATGGGTGGGCGGCGTCCGGGAGTTGATGCTGACCGTCCTGTACCCGGCCCGATCGGTACGCGGCTTCTCCCGGGCTCCGCAGCTCACCCCGGCCGAGGCCAGGGAGTTCGCCGGCCTCGCGCCCCGTATCCGTCCCGGGCTGCCGGAGCCGGGAACGGTGGACTGGGGCGCGGTCCTCACTCACGGGTACATGGGCGCGCCGCCGCTGCCCGGGCGGCGGCCGGTGCTGGTGTACTCACCCGGCGGTGGTGACTCCCGCACGCTCGGCACGACCCTCGCAGAGGATCTGGCGAGCCACGGCCGGGTGGTCGTCCTCGTCGACCATCCCGGTGACGCTTCTCAGGTGGAGCTGCCCACCGGAATGCGGACGACCGTCCTGATCGGACCCCCGGATCCGGCGACCTTCCGCATGATGGTGGACACCCGGATCGCGGACCTCCGCCTGGTCGTGGACCGGCTCGACGACCTGCCGCTCGCACCGGTTGTGGACTTGCGCCGGATCGGGATGTACGGGCACTCCGCAGGCGGCACGGCGGCGGTGTACGCGGCCCGCCGCGACCGCAGGGTCGGCGCGGTGGCGAACCTGGAGGGCTATCTCGACCTGTACCCGACACCGGTCGTGTACCCGACACCGGTCGGCCTCGGCCGGCCGCTGCTGCTGTTCCGCACCGACGGATTCGATGGTGCCGCCCGTATCGCATCGTCCTGGGCAAGCCTTCCCGGGCACCGCAGGCTGCTCCCCGACGCGAACCACTGGGCGTTCACCGACTACGGCTCGTTCGTCCCTCGGCTCCGGACTTCCGGCCTTGTGACAGCGACGGCGCGGAACGCGCTCGTCGGCCCCGGCGACCCTGCGGTGACACTCACTGAGGTGCGGCGCCGGGTGGGGACCTTCTTTGCCTGTCATCTGGAGTAA